In Arthrobacter sp. QXT-31, one genomic interval encodes:
- a CDS encoding HNH endonuclease signature motif containing protein, translating into MDNSVAAAEVLEALGASALALAAELRGAADPGAAGGDFQPDPVDPLGEQATACLDGLRVVGGMEARLAAVKVELAAGYVTADAAMAVPVGSPQDAAVRQMAVRAEVAGALTISEGAAERLLVESDMLTRERPMTLAALQLGRISWQHARIMCDETEGLSPEAAAAFEAHFLDPDAPNAARGCFAGELAPGRFRAKARYWRERHHPDSIETRHSRSVKDRRLEYSPDRDGMAWISAFLPADQAAGIWNRTTAIARGLQGPTEIRTLTQLRADVFSTSLLRPAPGITGGAAGAGQGGSFPGGSAPAGEMTAGEVPSPQAQVLVTVPVFSLLGHTDEPATLDGYGPIPASMARRLVANGATSFFRVLTDPRDGAPLEIGRTSYRLTKPMRQWLRLRDAKCTFPNCTNHSLDNDADHILAWADGGGTGVTNLGQPCPKHHRLKHATAWRPVGATLESPPGWISPSGRHYPAEHQDWEPPTWPDNFAPGNFAPDNFAPDNFQPGWSDASPSQDCPELPPGRALPEPPDWFGAPSGHAEPEPSDWPDPPDQPHDPQDFDEIDERDDPEPPLPLDPWPNWSSVTAA; encoded by the coding sequence ATGGATAACAGCGTGGCTGCTGCGGAGGTGTTGGAGGCTCTTGGTGCCTCTGCTTTGGCGCTGGCGGCCGAGCTGAGGGGGGCTGCTGATCCGGGTGCGGCCGGCGGGGATTTCCAGCCGGATCCGGTTGATCCTCTTGGGGAGCAGGCGACTGCATGCCTGGACGGCCTGAGGGTGGTGGGCGGGATGGAGGCGCGGCTTGCGGCTGTGAAGGTGGAGCTTGCTGCCGGGTACGTCACGGCGGACGCGGCGATGGCAGTCCCGGTTGGCAGCCCGCAGGACGCGGCCGTTCGGCAGATGGCCGTGAGGGCGGAGGTGGCCGGCGCGCTGACCATTAGCGAAGGCGCTGCCGAACGGCTGCTGGTTGAATCGGACATGCTGACCAGGGAACGGCCGATGACACTTGCCGCGCTGCAGCTGGGCCGTATTTCGTGGCAGCACGCGCGGATCATGTGCGATGAGACCGAAGGGCTGTCACCTGAAGCGGCCGCAGCGTTCGAGGCCCACTTCCTGGATCCTGATGCTCCGAACGCGGCGCGGGGCTGCTTTGCCGGGGAGCTGGCACCGGGCAGGTTCCGGGCGAAGGCCCGGTATTGGCGGGAACGGCACCACCCGGACAGTATTGAAACCCGGCATTCCAGGAGCGTGAAGGACCGGCGGCTGGAGTACTCCCCGGACCGGGACGGCATGGCCTGGATCTCGGCGTTCCTGCCCGCGGACCAGGCCGCCGGGATCTGGAACCGCACCACCGCCATAGCGCGTGGTCTTCAAGGGCCGACCGAAATCCGCACCCTCACCCAGCTCCGGGCCGACGTCTTTTCCACCTCGCTGCTCCGTCCAGCCCCGGGGATTACCGGTGGGGCAGCTGGTGCCGGCCAAGGAGGCTCCTTCCCCGGAGGCTCCGCCCCTGCCGGTGAGATGACGGCCGGTGAGGTGCCGTCCCCGCAGGCGCAGGTGCTGGTCACGGTTCCGGTGTTCTCGCTGCTCGGCCATACCGACGAGCCCGCCACGCTCGACGGGTACGGGCCGATCCCGGCCTCCATGGCCCGCCGGCTTGTCGCCAACGGCGCAACGTCGTTCTTCCGGGTCCTGACCGACCCCCGCGACGGGGCGCCGCTGGAGATCGGGCGCACCAGCTACCGGCTCACCAAACCGATGCGGCAATGGCTGCGCCTCCGCGACGCCAAATGCACCTTCCCCAACTGCACCAACCACTCCCTGGACAACGACGCCGACCACATCCTCGCCTGGGCCGACGGCGGCGGCACCGGCGTGACCAATCTCGGCCAGCCCTGCCCCAAACACCACAGACTGAAACACGCCACGGCGTGGAGACCGGTCGGCGCCACCCTGGAAAGCCCGCCCGGCTGGATCTCACCATCCGGGCGCCATTACCCCGCCGAACACCAGGACTGGGAACCACCCACCTGGCCAGACAACTTTGCGCCAGGCAACTTTGCGCCGGACAACTTTGCGCCGGACAACTTTCAGCCGGGCTGGTCCGACGCGTCCCCCAGCCAAGACTGCCCGGAACTGCCACCAGGCCGCGCCTTGCCGGAACCACCCGACTGGTTCGGCGCGCCATCCGGCCACGCCGAGCCGGAACCGTCCGACTGGCCTGATCCTCCGGACCAGCCACACGATCCCCAGGATTTCGACGAGATCGATGAGCGGGACGACCCTGAGCCACCCCTGCCCTTGGACCCTTGGCCCAACTGGTCATCAGTCACAGCTGCGTAG
- a CDS encoding DNA/RNA non-specific endonuclease codes for MTGQESASRKSGAEEETRKSLRQFIRTRGAEYLKDPNISSIGVGYKMSEGSPTGELALQFTVDRKAAPDELEALGTVPIPGEIIIDGVAVPTDVIERSYRPGFRIVAEAEPPAAKVRVDPVLPGVSVAHYQGTAGTIGCIVYDKTDGEPLVLSNWHVLHGTCGALGDVVVQPGPYDDNRVDRNRLGVLKRSHLGVAGDCAVATIEGRTVNPEILGVGATPRELGEPEIGDKVLKSGRTTGLTHGVVRRVDVIAKLHYGAAGEQAIGGFEIGLDEQNLPEDGEISRGGDSGAAWLFKNADGTPGNVLAGLHFAGETGTSVDEHALACLPQSVFEKLGITLVRPDSGAIADAVAVGYDPSFLGVRLDPPTLDASLQGDAVPLDGSDIIPYTHFSLVMSAGRRFARWVGWNIDGGALKRIPRKSLSFTKDPRIPGRFQCGDELYSDNRLDRGHLARRADLLWGDLTEAEQANKDSFFFTNITPQLEDFNQSARKGVWGRIEDAVFADVDVQDLRVSVFGGPVFQANDRIYRGVPLPREYWKIVAFVEDGQLQGRAFLLTQNLNQLEALELDEFRVFQVAVREIQERTRLVFPENLRNADTFTAPESLQARDPLDRPGDIRW; via the coding sequence ATGACCGGCCAGGAGTCTGCCAGCAGGAAAAGCGGGGCGGAGGAAGAGACCAGGAAGTCGCTGCGGCAGTTCATCAGGACCCGGGGAGCGGAGTATCTCAAAGACCCCAATATCTCTTCCATCGGGGTCGGGTACAAGATGAGTGAGGGCAGTCCAACCGGTGAGCTCGCCTTGCAGTTCACTGTCGACCGGAAAGCGGCACCTGATGAGCTTGAGGCACTCGGTACGGTGCCGATTCCCGGTGAGATCATCATCGACGGGGTAGCCGTTCCCACCGATGTGATCGAGCGCAGCTACCGGCCGGGTTTCCGCATTGTGGCCGAAGCCGAGCCGCCTGCCGCGAAGGTGCGGGTTGACCCCGTGCTGCCCGGGGTCAGCGTCGCCCATTATCAGGGCACAGCAGGAACGATCGGTTGCATTGTCTACGACAAGACTGACGGTGAACCGCTCGTGCTGAGCAACTGGCATGTGCTGCACGGGACCTGTGGGGCATTGGGGGACGTGGTGGTGCAGCCCGGACCATACGATGACAACAGAGTCGACCGGAACCGGCTCGGGGTTCTCAAGCGCTCGCACCTCGGTGTGGCGGGGGATTGCGCGGTAGCCACGATCGAGGGCCGTACCGTCAATCCGGAAATCCTCGGTGTCGGCGCCACACCGCGGGAACTGGGAGAACCGGAAATCGGCGACAAGGTCTTGAAGAGCGGCCGCACCACCGGCCTGACGCATGGCGTGGTCCGCCGTGTCGACGTGATCGCGAAACTGCACTATGGGGCCGCGGGTGAGCAGGCGATAGGCGGCTTTGAGATTGGCCTGGATGAGCAGAACCTGCCGGAGGACGGGGAGATCAGCCGGGGCGGTGACTCCGGTGCGGCCTGGCTCTTCAAGAACGCCGACGGAACCCCCGGAAATGTCCTTGCGGGGCTGCACTTCGCGGGAGAAACCGGGACCAGCGTGGACGAGCACGCCCTTGCCTGCCTGCCGCAATCCGTCTTCGAGAAACTCGGAATTACGCTGGTGCGGCCGGATTCCGGGGCAATCGCCGACGCGGTGGCCGTGGGTTATGACCCCTCCTTCCTGGGCGTCCGGCTCGACCCGCCAACCCTCGATGCCTCGCTTCAGGGGGACGCGGTGCCGCTGGACGGCTCGGACATAATTCCCTACACCCACTTCTCGCTTGTCATGAGTGCGGGCCGCCGGTTCGCCCGGTGGGTCGGCTGGAACATAGACGGCGGGGCATTGAAGAGGATCCCACGAAAGTCGCTTAGTTTCACGAAGGACCCGAGGATCCCGGGCAGGTTCCAGTGCGGGGATGAACTTTACAGCGACAACCGCCTGGACCGGGGCCACCTGGCGCGCCGTGCAGACCTGCTGTGGGGCGATCTCACGGAGGCAGAACAGGCCAACAAGGACTCGTTCTTCTTCACCAACATCACGCCGCAATTGGAGGACTTCAACCAGAGCGCCAGAAAAGGGGTGTGGGGGCGCATTGAAGACGCCGTATTCGCCGACGTCGACGTCCAGGATCTGAGGGTCAGCGTCTTTGGCGGTCCGGTGTTCCAGGCGAATGACCGCATATACCGGGGTGTCCCCTTGCCGAGGGAGTACTGGAAGATCGTCGCCTTCGTAGAGGATGGCCAGTTGCAGGGACGCGCCTTCCTGCTGACCCAGAACCTCAATCAGCTCGAAGCACTGGAGCTTGATGAATTCCGGGTATTTCAGGTCGCTGTCAGGGAAATTCAGGAGCGTACGCGGTTGGTATTCCCGGAAAACCTGCGCAACGCCGACACATTCACGGCACCGGAGTCACTGCAGGCCAGGGACCCGCTGGACCGGCCCGGGGACATCCGGTGGTGA
- a CDS encoding AfsR/SARP family transcriptional regulator, with product MSGDDAGGFQLSLFQSWQLRQGGEALHVPLRQQRLITALALKGPRSRSYLVGLLWPAHSEPKALDSLRVSVHLIARQVPGLLANGGAVLSLNDTVEVDLHRLHQEILQPGLGCGDGHAAAFLSDLRRADLLPGWYEDWVMAEQAEFRRARLHALVGLAGELFGRAEYRLALEASEAALDLEPLYEQAVRVVVEVEQLQGNRVAALRAFENYKARLMAEMGLVPSEALQKMVAEG from the coding sequence ATGTCCGGTGATGATGCTGGTGGTTTTCAACTTAGCCTGTTTCAATCGTGGCAACTTCGGCAGGGCGGCGAGGCCTTGCACGTCCCCCTGCGCCAGCAACGGCTGATCACGGCTTTGGCTCTGAAGGGACCGCGGTCCCGGAGCTATCTGGTCGGTCTTCTGTGGCCGGCGCACTCGGAGCCCAAAGCCCTGGACAGCCTCCGGGTGAGCGTCCATCTCATCGCCCGGCAGGTGCCGGGCTTGCTGGCCAACGGTGGTGCAGTGCTGTCATTGAACGACACAGTGGAGGTTGATCTTCACCGCCTCCACCAAGAGATTTTGCAGCCGGGCCTGGGGTGCGGGGATGGCCACGCCGCCGCATTCCTTTCCGACCTGCGCCGTGCTGATCTGCTGCCCGGGTGGTACGAAGACTGGGTCATGGCCGAGCAGGCAGAGTTTCGTCGTGCGCGCCTGCACGCCCTGGTCGGCCTGGCAGGTGAGCTGTTCGGGCGTGCGGAGTACCGGCTGGCGCTGGAGGCATCTGAGGCGGCTCTGGACCTGGAGCCGCTGTACGAGCAGGCTGTACGAGTCGTCGTTGAAGTCGAACAGCTGCAGGGGAACAGGGTGGCGGCGCTTCGTGCCTTCGAAAACTACAAAGCGCGCCTGATGGCGGAAATGGGCCTCGTTCCTTCGGAGGCGCTTCAGAAGATGGTCGCCGAGGGGTGA
- the ggt gene encoding gamma-glutamyltransferase, producing the protein MSYLRSRTAAVTTALALSVTAGAAATPAFADERVTEKTATATGYGGAVSTVDPEASAAAIDILRSGGNAADAAVAAAATLGVTEPYSAGIGGGGYFLFYSAHTGHVSTIDGRETAPAAMPRDAFIDPKTGKPYNFTPELVTSGVSVGVPGTPATWERALDRWGTKDLDDVLEPAIEVADRGFVVDETFRQQTLDNKLRFEAFTSTSELFLPGGDAPAVDSIFRNPDLAATYRLLAEKGTRAFYHGDLAKEMADTVQAPPKTATTKLPVPAGHLTTADLAKYVALDQAPTHVEYRGLDVYGMAPSSSGGTTVGEALNILEPFDLSGMSTPSALHHYLEASALAFADRGKYVGDPAFVDVPTDALTDPLFGKERSCEINPKVAAVKPVAPGDVANYDGACPAIAAAPASEKDTENISTTNLTVADKWGNVVEYTLTIEQTGGSGIVVPDRGFLLNNELTDFSTVYDPKDPNRIEPNKRPRSSMSPTIVLEDGEPFLALGSPGGSTIITTVLQTILNRVDLGMSIPDAIAAPRAAQRNSAKVTAEPGFIAKYEKRLMPFGHVFTPSGDAFTSAAEIGAATAIEFKSDGRMVAAAEPVRRGGGSAMVVTPSR; encoded by the coding sequence ATGTCATACCTGAGAAGCCGAACAGCTGCCGTCACCACTGCACTGGCGTTGAGTGTGACGGCGGGGGCCGCCGCCACTCCCGCGTTCGCTGATGAGCGGGTCACAGAAAAGACCGCGACCGCCACCGGGTACGGCGGGGCAGTGAGCACCGTTGACCCGGAGGCATCCGCCGCGGCCATCGACATCCTCCGCAGCGGAGGCAACGCTGCAGACGCAGCCGTGGCCGCTGCAGCCACCCTCGGCGTGACCGAGCCGTACAGCGCCGGCATCGGCGGCGGAGGCTACTTCCTGTTCTACAGCGCACACACCGGCCACGTGAGCACCATCGACGGCCGCGAGACAGCGCCCGCCGCCATGCCGCGCGACGCCTTCATCGATCCGAAGACCGGCAAGCCCTACAACTTCACCCCGGAGCTCGTCACCAGCGGCGTCTCCGTGGGCGTGCCCGGCACACCGGCCACCTGGGAGCGCGCGCTGGACCGCTGGGGAACCAAGGACCTCGATGACGTCCTCGAGCCTGCCATCGAAGTGGCGGACCGCGGTTTTGTAGTGGACGAGACGTTCCGCCAGCAGACCCTCGACAACAAGCTCCGCTTCGAGGCGTTCACCTCCACCAGCGAGCTATTCCTCCCCGGTGGTGACGCACCCGCCGTCGACAGCATCTTCCGGAACCCGGACCTTGCGGCCACCTACCGGCTGCTCGCTGAGAAGGGAACCCGCGCCTTCTATCACGGGGACCTCGCGAAGGAGATGGCAGATACTGTCCAGGCTCCGCCGAAGACCGCAACCACCAAGCTGCCCGTCCCGGCGGGGCACCTGACCACGGCTGACCTCGCCAAATACGTCGCCCTGGACCAGGCGCCCACCCATGTGGAATACCGCGGCCTGGACGTCTACGGCATGGCGCCGTCGAGCAGCGGCGGCACCACGGTGGGCGAGGCGCTGAACATTCTTGAGCCGTTCGACCTTTCCGGGATGTCCACGCCGAGCGCGCTGCACCATTACCTTGAGGCGAGCGCGCTCGCCTTTGCGGACCGCGGCAAGTACGTCGGCGATCCGGCGTTCGTCGATGTTCCCACCGATGCCCTGACCGACCCGCTGTTCGGCAAGGAACGCTCGTGCGAGATCAACCCGAAGGTTGCAGCCGTGAAGCCGGTGGCTCCCGGCGACGTGGCCAATTACGACGGCGCGTGCCCGGCCATTGCGGCGGCCCCCGCCAGTGAGAAGGACACCGAGAACATCTCCACTACCAACCTGACGGTCGCGGACAAGTGGGGCAACGTCGTCGAGTACACCCTCACGATCGAGCAGACCGGCGGCTCAGGCATTGTAGTCCCCGACCGCGGGTTCCTGCTCAACAACGAGCTGACGGACTTCTCCACGGTGTACGACCCCAAGGACCCGAACCGGATTGAGCCCAACAAGCGCCCGCGGTCCTCGATGTCGCCGACGATTGTCCTCGAAGACGGCGAGCCGTTCCTGGCACTCGGTTCCCCCGGCGGTTCGACGATTATCACCACCGTTCTCCAGACGATCCTGAACAGGGTGGACCTGGGCATGAGCATCCCCGATGCCATTGCGGCTCCGCGGGCGGCGCAGCGGAACTCGGCCAAGGTCACCGCGGAGCCTGGCTTCATCGCGAAGTACGAGAAGCGGCTGATGCCGTTCGGCCACGTGTTCACACCGTCCGGAGATGCGTTCACCTCGGCAGCCGAGATCGGCGCAGCCACGGCCATCGAGTTCAAGTCCGACGGACGCATGGTCGCCGCAGCCGAGCCGGTCAGGCGCGGCGGAGGCTCCGCCATGGTGGTGACACCCTCAAGGTAA
- a CDS encoding DUF3376 domain-containing protein: MALARMRQNPADPELLHDVAAAIDAAAGKDPDFRQAVEEFVRGRQRPPRVQLRVLGPDQTPEASGLQPAFGRTLRIALAMRGGVSLAVWIGGCVAELDILRRLRICIPDRADARDRPDLTAFYFSGTEGLAENPAAAHILRRATAYSTLLAETRYDRVEIDILAGASAGGLNCILYSVAQMVGAAPDEDILETWQRDGGLQELMRPPGLRKVNSILQGDEYFFPGILRALERIHATDRRHQALIPEHLTIDLSATILDSEVSRNPDVQEGRGSFHFEGRHAASAASGNGPVLENRIPVRNDFAGGSGPGAAGTGRAAALPPEVSADLARLAYAARSTSSFPGAFEPATIFSMEGPQTLQPSRGKPNMRHAFGSHRSSSDLPGEAVFHVVDGGVFDNIPIGRALTAARGRVSQRPAHRALLYLDPDSVGDSLPTSRSENLSRFLNAVGASALRLKRRESLDSEVKEYVDYVNALSLNLGRSEALAAVLSDRWSTEIAVDRRRAYVRYRASADVDLLTQVLTRPDEWQVASTVTDRRNFRALGSDELSGLDSRIIQKYRDISRQDEEGTAFRLLTSDAQALLDAAQCSFSWLRRMESESFPKELTDSIASFDALRTGIYGVINSAVILRDQAIWAVLEKSTDCAESVRHENIMAAWLSAAETNQPSRMQCWAALQSHFEVLVRYSADLTDRAADAGSHPELREWTESPWPDLTRIALLSAPDCGFTIHDLAPCLAAAGIPPVVARIRYWRIGSDERPAHACDYSLLKDGERRGAVAFALKNPSLSPCDLKDLLNPDAASLSSRFKLAGNTMANFSGFLSRDWRENDWWWGRLDAAAGISRFLETVAVDQNPRIPELDGDQELFDESTAEAPRGSRNRVTWLQDQLTDQWFGLQAAAPEDRRKARQSIRAGADSPSDLGAAYRMMLMSRGLRVLWRARPDGNLPTALGSWLLHVLLVPLFAVLPAIVHPARLAFILGFGDASLWVLARPENAVFGAQPFLLYLGLVLPGLIFLALAFVALADGHRRWRPVLEVLSGDRLLATEYRSHQRSAARKAMAGPVAVILLLVPLGLAASQARQLMVVVCLVFMGILTVATRKWAMSVPAPVHGKHPALDWGLACTGLLLAVAVPLVTELLHWSAARNWQSLAVLACSLLVLALVLTCDWLTAVGTLLTGLAASAGGILAAWGVWVLLATLRQSERTILCLFAAFVAWGLAVWWMPEITRMLRHRSDAVVTVPRRKGAEVSPPDVPGPVQRVPGLQ; the protein is encoded by the coding sequence GTGGCGCTCGCCCGCATGCGCCAGAACCCCGCTGATCCGGAGCTCCTCCACGACGTCGCGGCAGCCATCGATGCCGCTGCCGGCAAAGATCCGGATTTCCGTCAGGCCGTGGAGGAATTCGTCAGGGGGAGGCAACGCCCGCCACGAGTACAACTGCGGGTCCTCGGCCCGGACCAGACACCGGAGGCCTCGGGGCTCCAACCGGCGTTCGGGCGGACGCTGAGAATTGCGCTTGCGATGCGCGGAGGGGTCAGCCTCGCAGTCTGGATCGGCGGTTGCGTGGCCGAACTGGACATTCTCCGGCGCCTGCGGATCTGCATTCCGGATCGCGCCGACGCGCGGGACAGGCCGGATCTCACCGCGTTCTACTTCAGTGGCACCGAGGGACTCGCAGAAAATCCCGCAGCCGCCCACATTCTCCGTCGGGCCACGGCCTATTCGACGCTGCTCGCGGAGACCCGCTACGACAGGGTGGAAATCGACATCCTGGCAGGCGCCAGCGCCGGCGGGCTGAACTGCATCCTCTATTCGGTGGCACAGATGGTCGGGGCTGCACCCGACGAAGACATATTGGAGACCTGGCAACGTGACGGCGGACTCCAGGAGCTCATGCGGCCGCCCGGTCTCCGAAAGGTCAACTCCATCCTGCAAGGCGACGAGTACTTTTTCCCGGGAATCCTGCGCGCGCTGGAACGGATCCATGCCACCGACCGCCGTCACCAGGCCCTGATTCCAGAGCACCTCACGATTGACCTGTCGGCCACTATTCTGGACAGCGAGGTCTCACGAAACCCTGACGTGCAGGAGGGGCGGGGAAGCTTCCACTTTGAAGGTCGCCATGCGGCGTCGGCCGCATCCGGCAACGGCCCGGTCCTCGAAAACAGGATCCCGGTACGGAACGACTTCGCCGGTGGCAGCGGACCGGGCGCCGCGGGCACGGGCCGTGCGGCCGCGCTGCCTCCCGAAGTCTCCGCGGACCTGGCGCGGCTCGCCTATGCCGCGCGGTCGACGTCGTCGTTTCCCGGCGCCTTTGAACCGGCAACGATCTTTTCCATGGAAGGCCCTCAAACCCTGCAGCCTTCGCGGGGGAAACCCAACATGCGGCATGCCTTCGGATCACACCGGTCATCGTCCGACCTCCCTGGGGAAGCCGTCTTCCATGTGGTGGACGGCGGCGTGTTTGACAACATTCCCATAGGCAGGGCGCTGACCGCAGCAAGGGGCCGGGTGTCCCAGCGCCCGGCGCACAGGGCGCTTCTGTATCTTGACCCTGACAGCGTCGGAGATTCCTTGCCCACAAGCCGCAGCGAGAACCTGTCACGCTTCCTCAACGCCGTCGGGGCGTCCGCCCTGCGGCTAAAGCGCAGGGAGTCCCTTGACTCCGAGGTCAAGGAATACGTCGACTACGTGAACGCCTTATCTTTGAACCTCGGCCGGTCGGAAGCCCTGGCCGCCGTGCTGTCCGACCGGTGGTCCACGGAGATCGCCGTGGACAGGCGCCGGGCCTACGTCCGCTACCGTGCCTCGGCGGACGTGGATCTGCTCACCCAGGTGCTGACCAGGCCTGACGAGTGGCAGGTTGCCTCCACGGTCACCGACCGGCGCAACTTCCGTGCACTCGGCAGCGACGAGCTCAGCGGGCTGGATTCGAGGATCATCCAAAAGTACCGGGATATTTCCAGGCAGGACGAGGAGGGGACAGCATTCCGACTGCTCACAAGTGACGCCCAGGCGTTGCTCGATGCCGCACAATGCTCCTTCTCGTGGCTCCGGCGCATGGAATCGGAATCATTTCCGAAGGAGTTGACGGACAGCATCGCATCCTTCGATGCACTTCGCACCGGCATATACGGAGTGATCAACAGTGCCGTGATCTTGCGGGACCAAGCCATCTGGGCAGTCCTCGAAAAATCAACGGACTGCGCCGAAAGTGTTCGTCATGAAAACATCATGGCGGCATGGTTGTCTGCGGCGGAAACGAACCAGCCGAGCCGCATGCAATGTTGGGCTGCGTTGCAGTCGCATTTCGAAGTGCTGGTCCGCTACAGCGCAGACCTCACCGACAGGGCCGCGGACGCCGGCAGCCATCCGGAGCTGCGCGAATGGACGGAATCGCCCTGGCCCGACCTGACCCGGATCGCCCTCTTAAGTGCACCCGATTGCGGGTTCACAATCCACGACCTGGCCCCTTGCCTCGCCGCCGCCGGCATCCCGCCGGTGGTTGCGAGGATACGGTACTGGCGGATAGGGAGCGACGAACGGCCCGCCCATGCCTGCGATTACTCGTTGCTGAAAGACGGCGAGCGCCGAGGCGCGGTGGCATTCGCCCTCAAGAACCCAAGCCTGTCACCCTGTGACCTGAAGGACTTGCTAAACCCGGATGCCGCCAGCCTTTCCTCCCGTTTCAAGCTTGCTGGCAACACGATGGCCAATTTCAGCGGGTTCCTGTCCAGGGACTGGCGCGAAAACGACTGGTGGTGGGGACGCTTGGACGCAGCCGCCGGCATTTCGCGTTTTCTGGAAACGGTGGCCGTGGACCAGAACCCACGAATCCCGGAACTGGACGGGGACCAGGAATTATTCGACGAGTCCACGGCAGAAGCGCCCAGAGGTTCCCGGAACCGCGTCACCTGGCTCCAGGACCAGCTCACGGACCAATGGTTTGGCCTGCAGGCCGCAGCTCCCGAAGATCGGCGGAAGGCGCGGCAGTCCATCCGCGCCGGCGCCGATAGCCCGTCAGACCTTGGCGCCGCCTACCGGATGATGCTCATGTCGCGGGGGCTGCGCGTACTCTGGCGGGCGCGCCCGGACGGCAACCTTCCCACCGCCTTGGGCAGCTGGCTGCTCCATGTCCTGCTGGTTCCCTTGTTCGCGGTCCTGCCGGCGATCGTCCACCCGGCCCGGCTGGCGTTCATTCTGGGTTTTGGTGATGCTTCCCTCTGGGTTCTGGCACGTCCGGAGAACGCGGTCTTTGGCGCACAGCCGTTCCTTCTCTATCTGGGGCTGGTCCTGCCTGGCCTGATTTTCCTGGCACTCGCTTTCGTGGCGCTCGCCGATGGGCACCGCCGCTGGCGTCCCGTCCTTGAGGTCCTCTCCGGTGACCGGCTTTTAGCCACGGAGTACCGCAGTCACCAGCGTTCCGCGGCTCGAAAAGCCATGGCGGGTCCGGTGGCCGTCATCCTGCTGCTGGTGCCCCTGGGGCTGGCGGCCAGCCAGGCGAGGCAATTGATGGTGGTTGTCTGCCTGGTCTTCATGGGCATACTCACGGTCGCGACGCGGAAGTGGGCCATGTCGGTGCCGGCACCCGTGCACGGAAAGCATCCCGCACTGGACTGGGGACTGGCGTGCACCGGTCTCCTGCTGGCCGTTGCCGTGCCGCTCGTCACGGAACTGCTGCATTGGTCCGCGGCACGGAACTGGCAGTCCCTGGCGGTCCTGGCTTGCAGCCTGCTGGTTCTGGCCCTGGTGCTCACCTGTGACTGGCTGACTGCAGTGGGCACCCTGCTGACCGGCCTCGCCGCCTCGGCCGGCGGAATTCTTGCCGCTTGGGGCGTCTGGGTTCTGCTCGCTACCCTCCGCCAGTCCGAACGCACCATCCTCTGCCTTTTCGCCGCATTCGTGGCCTGGGGACTGGCGGTCTGGTGGATGCCCGAGATCACGCGGATGCTCAGGCACCGGTCGGATGCCGTGGTTACGGTCCCCCGACGCAAAGGCGCCGAGGTGTCACCACCGGATGTCCCCGGGCCGGTCCAGCGGGTCCCTGGCCTGCAGTGA